A region of Anticarsia gemmatalis isolate Benzon Research Colony breed Stoneville strain chromosome 18, ilAntGemm2 primary, whole genome shotgun sequence DNA encodes the following proteins:
- the AdipoR gene encoding adiponectin receptor encodes MWESDSDTGSRSASSDGLRRRQGWDPEAESLASQMDELDEVLAEEEDGCPLPSTPEDQHLLDAEMAEVLKAGVLSDEIDLGALAHNAAEQAEEFVRKVWEASWNVCHFRHLPRWLQDNDYLHKGHRPPLPSFSACFASIFRIHTETGNIWTHLLGCVAFIGVAIYFLSRPSIEIQMQEKMIFGVFFIGAIVCLGFSFAYHTLYCHSEMVGKLFSKLDYCGIALLIMGSFVPWLYYSFYCHYRPKIIYLSVVVVLGILSIIVSLWDRFSEPRLRPLRAGVFMGFGLSGIVPAIHYGITEGWFSQVSKASLGWLVLMGLLYILGAMFYALRVPERWFPGKCDIWFQSHQIFHVLVIVAAFVHYHGISELASYRVTVGECSMPPSSIAF; translated from the coding sequence ATGTGGGAATCTGATTCTGACACGGGATCCCGCAGTGCGTCCTCGGACGGACTGCGGCGACGTCAAGGATGGGATCCGGAGGCGGAGAGTTTGGCGTCGCAGATGGACGAGCTGGACGAGGTGCTCGCCGAAGAAGAAGATGGATGCCCGCTGCCATCCACCCCGGAGGATCAGCATTTGCTCGATGCAGAAATGGCGGAAGTACTGAAAGCGGGCGTCCTTTCTGACGAAATCGACCTCGGTGCTCTAGCACACAATGCTGCCGAACAAGCCGAGGAATTCGTTCGCAAGGTATGGGAGGCGTCGTGGAACGTCTGCCACTTCAGACATCTGCCACGATGGCTGCAAGACAACGACTACCTTCACAAAGGTCACCGACCACCACTACCGTCGTTCAGCGCGTGCTTTGCTTCGATATTCCGCATCCACACCGAGACAGGCAACATCTGGACGCACCTGCTCGGGTGCGTCGCATTTATCGGTGTCGCTATTTACTTCCTGTCGCGCCCTTCAATCGAAATACAGATGCAGGAGAAGATGATATTTGGAGTATTCTTTATTGGCGCCATCGTGTGCCTCGGCTTTTCGTTTGCATACCACACCCTTTACTGCCATTCGGAGATGGTCGGGAAACTGTTCTCTAAGTTGGATTACTGCGGCATTGCTCTCTTGATTATGGGTTCATTTGTTCCGTGGTTGTATTACAGTTTCTACTGCCACTACAGACCGAAGATTATATATTTATCTGTAGTGGTAGTTTTAGGAATCTTGTCTATAATAGTGTCCCTCTGGGACAGGTTCTCAGAGCCTCGATTGAGACCTCTCCGAGCGGGAGTGTTTATGGGTTTTGGTCTGTCAGGCATAGTGCCTGCAATCCACTATGGTATTACAGAAGGTTGGTTCAGTCAAGTGAGTAAAGCATCACTTGGCTGGTTGGTGTTGATGGGTCTGTTATACATATTAGGAGCAATGTTCTATGCTCTCAGAGTGCCGGAGCGCTGGTTCCCAGGCAAGTGTGACATCTGGTTCCAGTCACATCAAATATTCCATGTGCTAGTGATTGTAGCTGCATTTGTGCATTACCATGGTATCAGTGAACTGGCATCATACCGTGTGACTGTAGGGGAATGTTCCATGCCTCCATCATCAATCGCATTCTAG
- the LOC142980644 gene encoding WD repeat-containing protein 18: protein MATLLEVLVTSDSNNTLWTSCVWDPHTGTSLMTYKGGGTAENKTLSFIGNDYLAVVEKTKPVLHIWPLNSYQTVQGIRFILPGKATAFAVTRDGAYIVAGIEEKIYLWQTASGNLLTIINRHYQKVVMLKFTPDGRYFVSAADDGMVMVWSLATVSTHPEVDLVSQTSAGQHDPVYIFSDHSLPVTDLCISKTGMHGRLCTVSSDRTCKIYDLSSGEMLLNLVFDAPLCSITFDVLELNIFVGTTEGKIHQISLTNPPRNRELLIDTNSNSQTYSAHTKAVNCLSVSLDGETLMSGSNDEQVILWHIPSKQPVRIIRHKGPVTNAFFTVNFPAIYKQDFTPNMILHSLERTLEKDSDEITELEVFTKKKISFWPEQHTDFEINISSKELENEFKFKEAALHEELNKLKTINSNLYSMAIEKTLKSIPAAATTPNPNPKNKNKKKNKKASQ from the coding sequence ATGGCGACTCTTTTAGAGGTTCTCGTGACCAGTGATTCAAATAATACACTATGGACGAGCTGCGTGTGGGACCCACACACCGGCACCAGCCTAATGACATACAAGGGAGGCGGTACAGCTGAAAACAAAACGCTCTCGTTTATTGGAAACGATTATCTGGCTGTTGTGGAGAAAACCAAGCCAGTATTACACATATGGCCCTTGAATTCTTACCAAACAGTTCAGGGAATACGATTTATTCTCCCTGGTAAAGCTACAGCCTTTGCCGTGACCCGCGATGGAGCGTACATTGTCGCAGGTATCGAGGAAAAGATATACCTGTGGCAAACTGCATCTGGTAATCTATTGACTATTATAAACCGCCATTACCAAAAAGTTGTGATGTTGAAATTTACACCTGATGGGCGATACTTTGTGTCGGCAGCTGACGATGGAATGGTTATGGTTTGGTCTCTTGCTACTGTATCAACTCACCCAGAAGTAGACCTAGTGTCTCAAACATCAGCCGGACAACATGaccctgtatacatattttctgATCATTCCTTACCAGTTACAGATCTGTGTATAAGCAAAACTGGCATGCATGGACGTTTGTGCACTGTATCAAGTGACAGAACATGTAAAATATATGACTTGTCTTCAGGAGAGATGTTGCTTAATCTAGTCTTTGATGCACCTCTGTGCTCTATTACTTTTGATGTCCTggaattgaacatttttgtgGGGACAACTGAAGGAAAAATTCATCAAATTAGTCTAACTAATCCTCCTAGAAATAGGGAGTTGTTAATTGATACTAATAGTAACTCTCAAACTTATTCTGCTCATACCAAAGCAGTCAATTGTCTGTCTGTTTCACTAGATGGAGAGACTCTAATGTCTGGATCAAATGACGAGCAGGTCATTTTGTGGCATATTCCTAGCAAACAACCAGTAAGAATTATTAGACATAAGGGGCCTGTAACAAATGCCTTCTTCACTGTGAATTTTCCAGCTATCTACAAGCAGGACTTTACTCCAAATATGATCCTACACAGCCTTGAAAGGACCTTAGAAAAAGATTCTGATGAAATAACTGAACTGGAAGTGTTTACCAAAAAGAAGATTAGCTTTTGGCCTGAACAACATACAGATTtcgaaattaatatttcttcaaaGGAATTGGAAAATGAATTCAAGTTCAAGGAGGCAGCACTACAtgaagaactaaacaaactgaAGACTATcaattctaatttatattctatGGCCATTGagaaaactttaaaatcaatTCCTGCTGCTGCTACTACTCCTAATCCTAATcctaaaaataagaataaaaagaaaaataagaaggCTTCTCAATAA